Proteins from a single region of Halomicroarcula saliterrae:
- a CDS encoding Fic family protein: MAEKDLPDSAPGKYVPYHPNPYYSPEPLPVEPKLEISAQVHDLVSEAAYQIGRVDGISSTVDFAAVLYTSLIRIEAVESARIEGADVEYQDVEAYHTQNPSGDEDATVEKDLKEALNYEAALTYGLDRIESGEEITLSLIKKLHSMLLEDVRNDGDVVGDFRDHMVHLTSPRPGKRPFVPPTPEGLTPLMQSLESYIQMGGQYHPLVDAAIIHYYFETVHPFSDGNGRLGRLLIILYLAKNGYLESPYIYPSAYFNRNKIEYVERMRAVSEEGAWEEWLTFFLEGLRSQAETSYERTQQLRELQERYEKEYSGNTNTDKFAQQLLQYPYFTAPDLVDYLDVSRRTAYKIVDDLEADGLLEEVTGKERGKEYKAVEVFDILS; the protein is encoded by the coding sequence ATGGCTGAGAAGGACCTACCCGACAGTGCACCGGGAAAGTACGTCCCCTATCACCCAAATCCGTACTATTCACCTGAGCCGTTGCCGGTAGAGCCAAAGCTCGAAATTTCTGCACAGGTGCATGATCTAGTTTCTGAAGCAGCGTATCAAATCGGTCGTGTCGACGGAATTAGCTCAACGGTCGATTTCGCTGCAGTTCTCTACACTTCTCTTATCCGTATCGAAGCGGTCGAATCAGCACGTATCGAAGGCGCCGATGTCGAGTACCAGGACGTCGAAGCATATCACACCCAGAATCCCTCGGGGGACGAAGACGCGACAGTCGAGAAAGACCTGAAAGAGGCCCTCAACTACGAAGCCGCGCTGACGTATGGACTCGACCGGATCGAAAGCGGGGAGGAAATAACGCTCTCGCTGATCAAAAAACTCCATTCAATGCTTCTCGAAGACGTCCGCAATGATGGCGACGTGGTCGGAGATTTCCGCGACCACATGGTCCATCTGACGAGCCCCAGACCCGGAAAGCGTCCGTTTGTCCCACCGACACCGGAAGGACTCACCCCGCTGATGCAGTCGCTTGAATCCTATATCCAGATGGGCGGCCAATATCACCCACTCGTCGATGCCGCCATCATCCACTATTACTTCGAGACAGTCCATCCATTTTCAGATGGGAATGGACGGCTTGGACGCCTCCTGATCATCCTTTACCTTGCGAAGAACGGCTACCTCGAGAGTCCATACATCTACCCCAGCGCGTACTTCAACCGGAATAAAATCGAATACGTTGAGCGAATGCGTGCTGTGAGTGAAGAAGGCGCGTGGGAGGAGTGGCTGACGTTCTTCCTCGAAGGGCTCAGAAGCCAAGCCGAGACATCCTACGAACGGACACAGCAGCTGAGAGAACTACAAGAGCGCTACGAAAAGGAATACTCCGGCAACACGAATACGGACAAGTTTGCCCAACAGTTGCTTCAGTACCCGTATTTTACGGCTCCAGATCTGGTGGACTACCTCGATGTCTCACGCCGCACTGCCTACAAGATCGTGGATGACCTCGAAGCAGACGGGCTCCTTGAAGAGGTAACCGGGAAAGAGCGCGGGAAAGAGTACAAAGCGGTCGAAGTCTTCGATATTCTCAGCTGA
- a CDS encoding DUF555 domain-containing protein yields MSTDVAQSEDWYQVRLTLPWVVPGAPGVQDTINIAVAEVGRRADASAVRSADISVQDVACPNCEWEMEAVLCTHGYAMVVLDITVEIEASSVDESTTLVKRELGSRMKDIPLTVVDSIPVDDIEDSSVSFAELGLPAENHQGATDRSSSRNTNKSGDNKTLS; encoded by the coding sequence ATGAGCACGGATGTAGCGCAGTCAGAAGACTGGTATCAAGTACGACTCACGCTGCCGTGGGTCGTGCCAGGGGCACCAGGCGTCCAAGATACAATCAATATCGCCGTTGCGGAGGTAGGCCGTCGAGCAGACGCCTCGGCGGTTCGCTCTGCCGATATATCGGTCCAGGACGTTGCTTGCCCAAACTGTGAATGGGAGATGGAAGCAGTGCTTTGCACACACGGCTACGCCATGGTCGTTCTGGACATTACAGTGGAAATAGAGGCCAGCTCAGTAGATGAAAGCACGACCTTGGTCAAACGCGAACTCGGCTCTCGGATGAAAGATATCCCACTAACAGTCGTCGACTCGATCCCCGTCGACGACATCGAGGATTCATCTGTCTCGTTTGCTGAACTCGGTCTTCCAGCAGAGAATCATCAGGGGGCTACAGATCGTTCGAGTTCCAGAAACACCAACAAATCTGGAGATAACAAGACATTGTCTTGA